Proteins from a genomic interval of Brucella intermedia LMG 3301:
- a CDS encoding quinone oxidoreductase family protein, protein MINAIRVHQTGGPDVMKYEQIEIGEPGPGEAKVRHEAVGLNFIDVYFRTGLYKAAQMPFTPGNEGAGTVVAVGPGVSDVRVGDRVAYVATPGSYADERILPAERLVRVPDNVDLKTAASMMLKGMTAQYLLRRTFRVEPGQTILFHAAAGGVGLIAGQWAKHLGATVIGTAGSEEKIALARKHGYDHVINYRTENFAEKVKELTDGAGVDVVYDSVGRDTYMGSLDVLKPLGMFACFGQSSGVIPPFDLGILAQKGSLFATRPTLFNYIAKRADLEKTAAELFDVVGTGAVKIEINQTYALKDAARAHEDLEARKTTGTTILLP, encoded by the coding sequence ATGATCAATGCCATTCGCGTCCACCAGACCGGTGGTCCGGACGTCATGAAGTATGAGCAGATCGAGATCGGTGAACCCGGTCCGGGCGAAGCGAAGGTGCGCCATGAAGCCGTCGGTCTCAACTTCATCGATGTCTATTTCCGCACGGGGCTTTACAAGGCGGCGCAGATGCCGTTCACGCCTGGAAATGAAGGTGCGGGCACGGTCGTGGCGGTTGGTCCGGGCGTGAGCGATGTTCGCGTTGGCGATCGTGTTGCCTATGTCGCCACACCGGGCTCCTATGCAGACGAGCGCATTCTGCCAGCCGAACGGCTGGTCAGGGTTCCCGATAATGTCGATCTGAAGACCGCCGCCTCGATGATGCTGAAAGGCATGACGGCGCAGTATCTTCTGCGGCGCACGTTCAGGGTCGAGCCGGGACAGACGATCCTTTTCCATGCTGCTGCCGGTGGTGTGGGGCTCATTGCCGGGCAATGGGCGAAGCACCTCGGGGCTACCGTCATCGGCACGGCAGGATCGGAAGAAAAGATCGCGCTCGCCAGAAAGCACGGCTACGACCACGTCATCAATTACCGCACTGAAAACTTCGCCGAAAAGGTGAAGGAGCTGACGGACGGAGCGGGCGTCGATGTGGTTTATGATTCCGTTGGACGCGATACCTATATGGGCTCACTGGATGTGTTGAAGCCACTTGGCATGTTTGCCTGCTTCGGCCAGTCCTCCGGTGTCATTCCGCCGTTCGATCTGGGCATTCTGGCCCAGAAGGGATCGCTCTTCGCCACGCGACCGACCCTGTTCAATTACATCGCCAAGCGGGCCGACCTCGAAAAGACGGCGGCAGAGCTTTTCGATGTGGTGGGAACCGGCGCCGTCAAGATCGAGATCAACCAGACCTATGCGCTCAAGGATGCGGCAAGGGCGCATGAGGATCTGGAAGCCCGCAAGACCACAGGAACGACCATTCTGCTTCCCTGA
- a CDS encoding ABC transporter ATP-binding protein encodes MTAPLTDRPLLDVRRLTKVFGQLRACDGVDLTIGEGEIHALLGENGAGKSTFVKMLFGALQPLEGEIVWKGQPVAIDEPAAARKLGIGMVFQHFSLFDSLTAAENIALSLDRSLPLSEVAKRAREVGKTYGLPVDPQAHVGDLSVGERQRIEIVRCLLQEPDLIILDEPTSVLTPQEADKLFETLERLKAEGKSILYISHRLEEVKRLCDRATVLRHGKVVAHCDPRKETAASLARMMVGNDINVVARTPIAAQNAGDDALLEIRSLSQPPRGPFSTALKNISLSVAAGEVVGIAGVAGNGQGEFFEAVSGEVLQSSASNVRIRGKDAGKAGISERRMMGAAFVPEERLGHGAVPTMTLTDNLFLSRYRTDAKMFLRGGKLRLIAESALRSAAKRIIERMDVRKSAENPPASALSGGNLQKFIIGRELDRSPSVMVVNQPTWGVDAGAAAHIRQALVDLARSGSAVLVISQDLDELLEISDRIAVMNHGQLSDPMPIADVTLEKIGLLMGGVSGEAA; translated from the coding sequence ATGACAGCGCCTTTAACCGACCGGCCTCTTCTTGATGTCCGCCGGCTCACGAAAGTATTTGGTCAGCTGCGGGCCTGTGATGGTGTCGATCTCACCATCGGGGAAGGCGAGATTCACGCGCTCCTGGGCGAAAATGGCGCGGGAAAGTCCACCTTCGTGAAAATGCTGTTCGGCGCCCTGCAACCCCTTGAAGGCGAAATCGTCTGGAAAGGGCAGCCTGTCGCGATAGACGAACCTGCCGCTGCAAGAAAACTCGGCATCGGCATGGTTTTCCAGCATTTTTCCCTATTTGATTCACTTACCGCCGCTGAAAACATCGCCTTGTCGCTGGACCGTTCGCTTCCGCTTTCGGAGGTTGCAAAACGTGCGCGTGAGGTCGGCAAGACCTATGGCCTTCCTGTCGATCCGCAAGCGCATGTCGGCGACCTGTCGGTTGGCGAACGCCAGCGCATCGAGATTGTGCGCTGTCTCCTTCAGGAACCCGACCTGATCATTCTGGATGAGCCGACATCGGTGCTGACGCCGCAGGAAGCCGACAAGCTGTTTGAAACGCTGGAGCGGCTGAAAGCCGAAGGCAAGTCGATCCTTTATATCAGCCACCGTCTGGAGGAAGTGAAGCGCCTTTGTGACCGCGCGACGGTGTTGCGGCATGGCAAGGTCGTCGCGCATTGCGATCCGCGCAAGGAAACCGCTGCCTCGCTTGCCCGCATGATGGTTGGAAACGACATCAACGTCGTGGCGCGCACTCCCATTGCGGCGCAAAATGCGGGTGACGATGCGCTTTTAGAAATCAGGTCGCTGTCGCAGCCGCCGCGTGGACCGTTTTCGACGGCGCTGAAAAATATTTCGCTTTCGGTTGCCGCTGGCGAAGTCGTTGGCATTGCAGGCGTTGCGGGCAACGGGCAGGGTGAATTTTTCGAGGCCGTTTCCGGTGAAGTGTTGCAGTCCAGCGCCTCGAATGTGCGTATTCGCGGTAAGGATGCTGGCAAGGCAGGCATTAGCGAAAGGCGCATGATGGGCGCGGCCTTCGTGCCCGAAGAACGGCTTGGACACGGTGCCGTTCCGACCATGACATTGACCGACAATCTGTTCTTGTCGCGGTACAGGACCGACGCGAAAATGTTCCTGCGCGGCGGCAAACTCAGGCTGATCGCGGAGAGCGCGCTTCGGTCGGCTGCAAAGCGCATCATCGAACGGATGGATGTGCGCAAGAGCGCTGAAAATCCACCAGCATCCGCACTTTCCGGCGGTAATCTGCAAAAATTCATCATCGGGCGCGAGCTTGACCGTTCACCGTCTGTCATGGTGGTGAACCAGCCGACATGGGGCGTCGATGCCGGTGCTGCGGCGCATATTCGTCAGGCGCTCGTCGATCTTGCGCGTTCCGGTTCCGCAGTTCTCGTTATCAGCCAGGACCTTGATGAACTTCTTGAAATCAGCGACCGGATCGCGGTCATGAACCACGGCCAGCTTTCCGATCCAATGCCGATTGCCGATGTGACGCTGGAAAAGATCGGCCTCCTGATGGGCGGTGTTTCTGGAGAGGCTGCATGA
- the hspQ gene encoding heat shock protein HspQ, producing the protein MGMTQIKHAKFQIGQVVKHRLFPFRGVIFDVDPEFANTEEWYESIPEEARPHRDQPFYHLLAENAESEYVAYVSEQNLVPDLSGEPLRHPQIEEMFDRLDNGSYRVKAQHSN; encoded by the coding sequence ATGGGTATGACACAGATAAAGCACGCGAAATTCCAGATCGGCCAGGTGGTCAAGCACCGGCTATTCCCCTTCCGCGGGGTCATCTTCGACGTGGATCCAGAATTCGCGAATACGGAAGAATGGTATGAATCCATTCCCGAGGAAGCGCGCCCGCATCGCGATCAGCCATTCTATCATCTGCTCGCTGAAAACGCGGAATCCGAATATGTCGCCTACGTTTCGGAACAGAACCTCGTGCCGGATTTGAGCGGCGAGCCCCTGCGCCATCCGCAGATAGAAGAAATGTTCGACCGGCTGGATAACGGTTCATATCGCGTAAAAGCGCAGCACTCGAACTAG
- a CDS encoding UbiH/UbiF family hydroxylase encodes MNDLVVNKPLTDIVISGSGPAGMMAALALGAKGYRTVLLGPETDKGDRRTTALMMPAIRLLEGLGVWPGIEPEAAALASMRIVDATRRLVRSPVVTFRAGEIDEAAFGYNIPNAVLNEKLSEAVARNPNIQRINAPVIEYRHNGDHVTVTLSGGDTLHTRLVVAADGRNSMAREAAGIRTRRWSYPQTAVVLSFSHTVDHENISTEFHTEEGPFTQVPLKGKRSSLVWVVNPGRAEALLALDDATLARRIEDMMQSMLGKIELEIKPQAWPLSGLVPHVFAARRTILIGEAAHVFPPIGAQGLNLGSRDVETLVKAVESDPADPGSDRVIRAYDRARRPDILARTGSVDALNRSLLSGMLPAQIVRGVGLEMLRSFAPLRAFFMREGLRPGSGFSHLLPKLPRLPHRDDGKRSS; translated from the coding sequence ATGAACGATCTTGTTGTGAACAAGCCACTCACCGACATTGTCATCAGCGGCAGCGGACCCGCCGGCATGATGGCTGCGCTGGCGCTCGGCGCGAAAGGCTATCGCACCGTCCTGCTCGGACCGGAGACCGACAAGGGAGACCGTCGCACGACAGCGCTCATGATGCCGGCCATCAGATTGCTGGAGGGACTGGGCGTCTGGCCGGGTATCGAGCCGGAAGCAGCAGCCCTCGCCTCCATGCGCATCGTGGATGCGACACGGCGGCTTGTGAGAAGCCCCGTCGTGACCTTCCGCGCCGGTGAAATCGACGAGGCCGCGTTCGGCTACAACATCCCCAATGCCGTATTGAACGAGAAACTTTCTGAAGCCGTCGCACGCAATCCGAATATTCAACGCATCAATGCACCCGTCATCGAATATCGCCACAATGGCGACCACGTGACCGTCACCCTGTCGGGCGGCGACACGCTGCATACGCGGCTGGTCGTTGCAGCCGATGGACGCAATTCGATGGCTCGCGAAGCCGCCGGCATCCGCACACGCCGCTGGAGCTATCCGCAGACGGCCGTTGTGCTTTCCTTTTCACACACTGTCGATCATGAAAACATTTCGACGGAGTTCCACACCGAGGAAGGCCCTTTCACCCAGGTTCCCCTCAAAGGCAAACGCTCGAGCCTTGTCTGGGTTGTGAATCCGGGTCGCGCCGAAGCGCTTCTTGCACTTGATGACGCCACGCTCGCCAGGCGCATCGAGGACATGATGCAATCCATGCTCGGCAAGATCGAACTCGAAATAAAGCCGCAGGCCTGGCCGCTTTCCGGCCTCGTGCCTCATGTTTTTGCAGCCAGACGCACGATTCTTATCGGCGAAGCCGCGCACGTTTTTCCGCCAATCGGCGCACAAGGCCTCAATCTGGGATCGCGCGATGTCGAAACGCTGGTCAAGGCCGTAGAAAGCGATCCGGCAGATCCCGGTTCGGATCGGGTCATTCGCGCTTATGACCGCGCGAGACGCCCGGATATTCTGGCCCGCACCGGCTCCGTCGATGCACTCAATCGTTCGCTTTTGTCCGGCATGCTTCCGGCGCAGATCGTGCGCGGCGTGGGCCTGGAAATGCTTCGCTCCTTTGCGCCGCTGCGCGCGTTCTTCATGCGTGAAGGGCTTCGCCCCGGCAGCGGCTTCTCGCATCTTCTTCCGAAACTGCCGAGGCTTCCACACCGAGACGACGGAAAACGCTCCAGCTAA
- a CDS encoding extracellular solute-binding protein, whose translation MKLNGLIAYLRKAVLASFTGAVVAAMPVQAVAETQPDYALSMHGDVALPADFTHFPYANADAPKGGALTMGVVGTFDSLNPFVLKSMRTTARGLFLDSDLGNLVFEPLMQRSRNEPFTLYPLLAEKVSTDPDRKWVEFTLNPKARWSDGQPVTVDDVLFTYDILTEKGRPPYNNRMSRVEKIEKTGERSVRFTFNDKSDREFPMLIASVMPVLPRHAIDRETFGNSSLKPPVGSGPYLVSGVQPGQRIVYKRNPDYWGKDLPSQRGLNNFDTLTVEYYRNETSLFESFKKGLLDVFIEANPTRWQKLYDFPAVKQGRVIKDNFEKGTPANLLGFVFNTRRPIFADRRIRQALGLLFDFEWANRNLFADQYRRTQSYWEGSELSSVGKPADDREKQLLAPFPDAVREDVMNGTWHPPVTDGSGHDRTPAKKAYDLLTEAGFQFEHGLAVDPSGKPLTFEIMTRSPDEEKVALAYKRNLARLGITAEIRTADDAQYQQRLQTFDYDMILGALTGSLSPGNEQWMRWGAASRDVQGSFNYPGVADPAVDAMIEALLAARTRADFVSAVRALDRVLISGDYYVPLYYLPYQWVARWDRIEHPQKTSLYGYQLPTWWRAKQ comes from the coding sequence TTGAAGTTGAACGGATTGATTGCCTATCTCCGCAAAGCGGTTCTTGCGAGCTTTACCGGAGCGGTTGTCGCCGCAATGCCGGTGCAGGCGGTAGCGGAAACCCAGCCGGACTACGCGCTCTCCATGCATGGAGACGTGGCGCTACCAGCCGACTTCACCCATTTTCCTTACGCAAATGCCGACGCACCGAAGGGCGGCGCGCTCACAATGGGCGTTGTCGGCACTTTCGACAGTCTCAATCCATTTGTGCTGAAAAGCATGCGTACAACGGCGCGCGGCCTGTTTCTTGACAGCGATCTGGGAAATCTGGTTTTCGAACCATTGATGCAGCGTTCGCGAAACGAACCTTTTACGCTCTATCCTCTCCTTGCGGAGAAAGTCTCTACCGATCCGGATCGCAAATGGGTCGAGTTCACGTTGAACCCGAAAGCGAGATGGTCTGACGGCCAACCGGTGACGGTGGACGATGTGCTCTTCACCTACGACATCCTGACGGAAAAGGGACGCCCTCCCTACAATAACCGGATGAGCCGTGTCGAAAAGATCGAGAAGACGGGCGAACGCTCCGTTCGCTTCACCTTCAACGACAAGTCGGACCGTGAGTTTCCCATGCTTATCGCGTCCGTTATGCCCGTGCTGCCAAGGCACGCCATCGATCGCGAAACTTTTGGCAATTCGTCCCTTAAACCACCTGTTGGCAGCGGCCCGTACCTTGTTTCCGGCGTGCAGCCCGGCCAGCGGATCGTCTACAAGCGCAACCCTGATTATTGGGGCAAGGATTTACCCTCCCAGCGCGGCCTCAACAATTTCGACACTTTGACAGTCGAATATTATCGCAACGAAACTTCCCTTTTCGAGTCCTTCAAGAAGGGGTTGCTCGACGTCTTTATCGAAGCAAACCCGACCCGCTGGCAAAAGCTCTATGATTTCCCGGCGGTCAAACAGGGACGGGTTATCAAGGACAACTTTGAAAAAGGCACGCCAGCCAATCTGCTGGGATTCGTGTTCAATACGCGCCGCCCGATCTTCGCCGATCGGCGCATCCGGCAGGCGCTGGGGCTGCTGTTCGACTTTGAATGGGCCAACCGCAATCTCTTTGCCGATCAGTACCGGCGCACGCAGAGTTACTGGGAAGGATCGGAGCTTTCTTCGGTGGGCAAACCTGCAGACGACCGCGAGAAGCAATTGCTTGCGCCTTTCCCCGACGCTGTTCGCGAGGATGTCATGAATGGCACATGGCATCCGCCGGTAACGGACGGCAGCGGCCATGATCGCACGCCTGCAAAGAAGGCCTATGATCTGCTGACGGAGGCAGGCTTCCAGTTTGAACACGGTCTTGCGGTCGATCCTTCGGGCAAACCGCTCACGTTCGAAATCATGACGCGCTCGCCCGACGAAGAAAAGGTCGCGCTTGCTTACAAGCGCAATCTCGCGCGACTCGGCATTACGGCAGAAATCCGCACCGCAGATGATGCCCAGTATCAGCAACGCCTGCAAACGTTCGACTACGACATGATCCTCGGCGCGCTGACCGGTTCGCTTTCGCCCGGCAATGAACAATGGATGCGCTGGGGTGCGGCCTCGCGGGATGTGCAGGGAAGCTTCAACTATCCCGGTGTTGCCGATCCGGCGGTCGATGCGATGATCGAAGCGCTTCTGGCCGCAAGGACCCGTGCAGATTTCGTCAGTGCGGTCCGCGCGCTTGATCGTGTGCTTATCTCCGGCGACTATTACGTTCCGCTCTACTACCTGCCCTATCAATGGGTGGCCCGGTGGGACCGCATCGAACATCCGCAGAAGACTTCGCTCTACGGTTATCAACTGCCGACATGGTGGCGCGCAAAACAATGA
- the pcsA gene encoding phosphatidylcholine synthase, whose product MADGVKTKLTGKLKAKKVTAPQAKAFSVHLLTASGSFLAFLSIVAASDGRYTAMWWWLGLALFVDGIDGPIARKLEVKYVLPNWSGELLDNIIDYVTYVLIPAFALYQSGFMGTYLSFISGAIIVVSSAIYYADTGMKTKENFFKGFPVVWNMVVFTLFIVRPGEWVAFATVVVSAILSFLPINFLHPVRVVRLRPLNLTVFLLWCAFGAAALYYTLDAPLWVRVGVSVTGLYIYFIGAIMQLFPSLGREAALAKARKVVEKKQKSGEAP is encoded by the coding sequence ATGGCGGACGGCGTGAAAACCAAACTGACCGGAAAACTCAAAGCCAAGAAAGTCACCGCGCCGCAAGCCAAGGCGTTTTCGGTTCACCTTCTGACGGCATCGGGTTCGTTTCTGGCATTCCTTTCCATCGTGGCGGCCAGCGACGGGCGCTACACGGCAATGTGGTGGTGGCTGGGGCTGGCGCTTTTCGTCGATGGCATCGATGGACCCATCGCGCGCAAGCTCGAGGTGAAATATGTTCTTCCGAACTGGTCCGGCGAGCTTCTCGACAACATCATCGATTATGTCACCTATGTTCTGATACCTGCCTTCGCGCTTTATCAAAGCGGGTTCATGGGCACCTATCTGTCGTTCATATCCGGTGCCATAATCGTGGTTTCGAGCGCGATCTATTATGCCGATACCGGCATGAAGACGAAGGAAAACTTCTTCAAGGGTTTCCCGGTCGTCTGGAACATGGTCGTCTTTACGCTTTTCATCGTCAGGCCGGGCGAGTGGGTCGCATTTGCGACTGTCGTCGTGTCGGCAATCCTTTCGTTCCTGCCGATCAACTTCCTGCATCCGGTGCGCGTCGTGCGCCTGCGCCCGCTCAACCTGACTGTTTTCCTGCTCTGGTGTGCCTTTGGCGCGGCTGCGCTCTATTATACTCTGGATGCGCCGTTGTGGGTCCGCGTCGGCGTTTCCGTGACAGGGCTTTACATCTATTTCATCGGGGCGATCATGCAGCTTTTCCCGAGTCTGGGCCGTGAAGCGGCACTTGCGAAGGCCAGAAAGGTTGTCGAAAAGAAGCAGAAGAGCGGAGAAGCACCATGA
- a CDS encoding BMP family ABC transporter substrate-binding protein, whose product MKKTLLAIATATSFMLGGAAHAEDKLKIGFIYIGPPGDFGWTYQHDQARKELVEALGDKIETTFLENVPEGADAERSIERLARAGNKLIFTTSFGYMDPTLKVAKKFPDVKFEHATGYKTADNMSAYNARFYEGRYVQGVIAAKMSTKGVAGYIASVPVPEVVQGINAFMLGAQSVNPDFKVKVIWANSWFDPGKEADAAKALIDQGVDIITQHTDSTAAIQVAHDRGIKAFGQASDMIKFAPDTQLTAVVDEWGPYYIDRAKAVLDGTWKSQNIWWGMKEGLVKMAPYTNMPDDVKKLAEETEAKIKSGELKPFTGPIKKQDGSVWLKEGEQADDKTLLGLNFYVAGVDDKLPQ is encoded by the coding sequence ATGAAAAAGACGCTTTTGGCTATAGCCACCGCGACGAGCTTTATGCTCGGCGGCGCGGCGCATGCAGAAGATAAACTGAAGATCGGCTTCATCTATATCGGACCTCCGGGCGATTTCGGCTGGACCTATCAGCACGATCAGGCCCGCAAGGAGCTTGTTGAAGCGCTTGGCGACAAGATCGAAACCACCTTCCTGGAAAACGTGCCGGAAGGTGCTGATGCCGAACGTTCGATCGAGCGTCTGGCGCGTGCGGGCAACAAGCTGATCTTCACCACCTCGTTCGGCTACATGGACCCGACGCTCAAGGTCGCGAAGAAGTTCCCGGATGTGAAATTTGAACACGCGACCGGCTACAAGACCGCCGACAACATGTCGGCCTATAATGCGCGCTTCTATGAAGGCCGTTACGTGCAGGGCGTGATCGCCGCCAAGATGTCCACCAAGGGCGTGGCCGGATACATCGCTTCCGTGCCGGTGCCGGAAGTGGTGCAGGGCATCAACGCGTTCATGCTCGGCGCGCAGTCAGTCAATCCTGACTTCAAGGTCAAGGTGATCTGGGCCAATTCCTGGTTCGATCCGGGCAAGGAAGCTGATGCGGCCAAGGCTCTGATCGATCAGGGTGTGGACATCATCACCCAGCACACCGATTCCACCGCTGCCATTCAGGTCGCGCATGATCGCGGCATCAAGGCTTTCGGTCAGGCTTCGGACATGATCAAGTTCGCGCCCGACACGCAGCTTACCGCGGTTGTGGATGAGTGGGGTCCTTACTATATCGACCGCGCCAAGGCAGTTCTCGATGGTACGTGGAAAAGCCAGAACATCTGGTGGGGCATGAAGGAAGGCCTCGTGAAGATGGCGCCTTATACCAACATGCCGGACGACGTGAAGAAACTGGCGGAAGAAACCGAAGCCAAGATCAAGTCCGGCGAACTGAAGCCTTTCACCGGTCCGATCAAGAAGCAGGACGGCTCCGTCTGGCTGAAAGAAGGCGAACAGGCTGACGACAAGACCCTGCTGGGCCTCAACTTCTACGTCGCTGGCGTGGACGACAAGCTGCCGCAGTGA
- a CDS encoding ABC transporter permease, whose product MRIELVKRSQPSKLFSALSPLLALTLTLVFGGLAFALMGKDPLHALYVFFVEPLFDIWSWHELLVKAAPLILIAVGLCICFLSNNWNIGAEGQFIAGAIAGSVLPVMFPDLQSWVVLPLMMLMGMAGGMAYASIPALLKVRFNTNEILTSLMLVYVAQLFLDWLVRGPWRNPEGYNFPETRQFNDSAILPEIWSASGRAHWGFMFALVAAVVVWFLLKHTLKGFEVKVIGQSPRAGRFAGFSAGRMVFFVFAVSGALAGLAGIAETSGAIGQLRPVISPGYGFTAIIVAFLGRLNPLGAIAAGLVLALSYLGGEAAQVSIGISEKSARVFQGMILFFVLACDTLILYRIRFISAARAGKA is encoded by the coding sequence ATGCGGATCGAACTCGTCAAACGCTCGCAACCCTCAAAACTTTTCAGCGCCTTGTCGCCGTTGCTTGCGCTGACATTGACGCTGGTTTTCGGCGGTCTCGCTTTTGCGCTGATGGGCAAGGACCCGCTGCATGCGCTCTATGTCTTCTTCGTGGAGCCCTTGTTCGACATCTGGTCGTGGCATGAATTACTCGTGAAAGCCGCGCCGCTGATCCTGATCGCGGTGGGGCTATGCATCTGTTTCCTGTCCAACAACTGGAATATCGGTGCCGAGGGGCAGTTCATTGCCGGTGCCATCGCGGGCTCGGTGCTGCCCGTCATGTTCCCCGATCTGCAGTCATGGGTGGTTCTGCCCTTGATGATGCTGATGGGCATGGCAGGCGGGATGGCTTATGCGTCCATTCCCGCCTTGCTGAAAGTGCGCTTCAACACGAACGAAATTCTGACCAGCCTCATGCTTGTCTATGTCGCGCAACTGTTTCTCGACTGGCTGGTGCGCGGCCCGTGGCGCAACCCGGAAGGCTATAACTTCCCCGAAACCCGCCAGTTCAACGATAGCGCCATTCTGCCGGAAATCTGGAGTGCATCGGGCCGTGCCCACTGGGGTTTCATGTTCGCGCTTGTGGCGGCGGTGGTCGTCTGGTTTCTGCTCAAGCACACGCTGAAGGGCTTCGAGGTCAAGGTCATCGGCCAAAGCCCGAGGGCAGGGCGTTTTGCGGGTTTCAGCGCAGGCAGGATGGTGTTCTTCGTCTTTGCGGTTTCCGGCGCACTTGCCGGTCTTGCCGGCATTGCGGAAACTTCGGGCGCCATCGGCCAGCTTCGCCCCGTCATTTCCCCGGGCTATGGCTTCACGGCAATTATCGTCGCCTTTCTCGGACGTCTTAACCCGCTGGGGGCGATCGCGGCCGGTCTGGTGCTGGCGCTTTCCTATCTTGGCGGCGAAGCGGCACAGGTTTCCATAGGCATCTCGGAAAAGTCAGCACGCGTGTTTCAGGGCATGATCCTGTTCTTCGTTCTCGCTTGCGATACGCTGATCCTCTATCGCATTCGCTTCATATCCGCAGCCCGAGCGGGAAAGGCCTGA
- a CDS encoding ABC transporter permease, translating into MDLTQAILLTIATAATPLLIAAIGELVVERSGVLNLGVEGMMLMGAVSGFAIAQMTGSAWLGLFAAVLVGALFSAVFGFLTLILVTNQVATGLALTILGVGASALLGESFVGLPGVRLEAVHIPYLTDIPLVGRFLFGQDPIFYMSILLVIGVAWFLFRTRAGLTLRAIGDSHGSAHSLGVHVVRTRYLAVLFGGACAGLAGAQLSLVYVPQWVENMTAGRGWIALALVVFASWRPWRVLIGAYLFGAVTIGQLHAQALGFGLPSQFLSALPYLATIVVLVIISRNKRLTMMNTPASLGKPFVPDR; encoded by the coding sequence ATGGATTTGACACAGGCTATTCTCCTGACAATTGCAACGGCTGCGACGCCTCTCCTTATCGCGGCCATCGGTGAGCTGGTGGTGGAGCGCTCCGGCGTGCTCAACCTCGGTGTCGAGGGCATGATGCTGATGGGTGCGGTGTCCGGCTTCGCCATCGCACAGATGACCGGTTCGGCATGGCTGGGATTGTTTGCCGCCGTTCTGGTGGGCGCTCTCTTCTCCGCCGTCTTTGGCTTTCTGACGCTCATACTGGTCACCAATCAGGTGGCGACCGGGCTGGCGCTCACAATCCTCGGCGTCGGCGCGTCGGCCCTGCTCGGCGAAAGTTTTGTCGGGCTTCCCGGCGTCCGGCTAGAAGCCGTTCATATTCCCTATCTGACCGATATCCCGCTTGTCGGTCGGTTCCTCTTTGGTCAGGACCCGATCTTCTATATGTCCATCCTGCTGGTTATCGGCGTGGCGTGGTTTCTGTTCCGTACACGGGCTGGCCTTACCCTGCGCGCCATCGGCGACAGCCACGGCTCCGCCCATTCGCTCGGCGTGCATGTGGTGCGCACGCGCTATCTGGCGGTGCTGTTCGGGGGTGCCTGCGCCGGTCTGGCGGGCGCGCAGCTTTCGCTCGTCTATGTACCGCAATGGGTGGAAAACATGACTGCCGGTCGTGGCTGGATCGCGCTTGCCCTCGTCGTCTTCGCTTCGTGGCGACCTTGGCGGGTGCTGATCGGCGCTTATCTGTTTGGCGCGGTGACGATTGGCCAGCTCCACGCGCAGGCGCTGGGCTTTGGCCTGCCATCGCAGTTTCTGTCCGCGCTGCCTTATCTTGCGACGATTGTGGTGCTGGTCATCATTTCGCGCAACAAGCGCCTGACGATGATGAATACGCCGGCTTCGCTCGGCAAGCCCTTCGTGCCGGACAGGTAA
- a CDS encoding invasion associated locus B family protein translates to MSSTKTIAAASAIAGAFALLASATMPASAQQPPQGWFKVCSKQEDNDICNTQNIVTADSGQLLTAVNLIEIKGKINRKIFQVTVPIGRLIPAGVGLQIDNNKPVKLEYGICFPDRCIAEAPLTDDLINALKKGGKLTLTSVNYQNKPNPIPVALTGFSGALTGPALKQSELEERQKELQDAVQKKQKDFEAKMKAEQDKAKGAAN, encoded by the coding sequence ATGTCCAGCACGAAGACAATCGCTGCCGCATCTGCCATTGCTGGCGCGTTCGCCCTGCTTGCCTCCGCGACGATGCCTGCATCGGCGCAGCAGCCGCCACAGGGCTGGTTCAAGGTCTGCTCGAAGCAGGAAGACAATGACATCTGCAACACGCAGAACATCGTCACCGCGGATTCCGGCCAGCTCCTGACCGCCGTCAACCTCATCGAGATCAAGGGCAAGATCAACCGCAAGATCTTTCAGGTGACCGTTCCTATCGGCCGTCTGATTCCTGCTGGTGTCGGCCTCCAGATCGACAACAACAAGCCGGTCAAGCTTGAATACGGCATCTGCTTCCCGGATCGCTGCATCGCCGAAGCTCCGCTGACCGACGATCTCATCAACGCGCTCAAGAAGGGCGGCAAGCTGACCCTGACTTCGGTCAACTATCAGAACAAGCCGAACCCGATTCCGGTTGCACTCACCGGCTTCTCCGGCGCTCTGACTGGCCCGGCTCTCAAGCAGTCGGAACTGGAAGAACGCCAGAAGGAACTTCAGGACGCCGTCCAGAAGAAGCAGAAAGACTTTGAAGCCAAGATGAAGGCTGAACAGGACAAGGCAAAGGGCGCAGCAAACTAA